The Zalophus californianus isolate mZalCal1 chromosome X, mZalCal1.pri.v2, whole genome shotgun sequence genome window below encodes:
- the LOC118356506 gene encoding uncharacterized protein LOC118356506, with protein MTPCAKHRMECSGQSGAGKKSPADTAAILAEPPQLPGPSHSVVMSRTVSVLSERATPQVSDKTVSHLGLTHRVGARISLRPPRAWVRTPSLPRLHLCCRRSEPAAATTRLRTNLVPPLPSAWVTPPSSRTIFATPSRSYVMANPSATRHDPTICIGHAQARLSIFWRSVMATPWVLRTPTFGSALTSVRVMLSLCWRNSFQTPQLHEQKPDRKHNWALTGTVFL; from the exons ATGACTCCGTGTGCAAAGCACAGGATGGAATGCAGTGGGCAGAGTGGAGCCGGAAAG AAAAGCCCGGCCGACACTGCGGCCATCCTCGCGGAACCGCCCCAGCTCCCGGGCCCATCGCACAGCGTGGTCATGAGCAGAACGGTATCTGTCCTCTCTGAAAGGGCTACGC CCCAAGTCTCCGACAAAACAGTGTCCCATCTTGGGCTTACTCACCGCGTCGGAGCCCGAATCTCTCTCCGTCCACCCAGAGCCTGGGTCCGCACCCCGTCTCTGCCCCGGCTACACCTCTGCTGCCGTCGCTCGGAGCCTGCAGCCGCAACCACGCGCCTGCGCACTAACTTGGTCCCGCCTCTGCCTTCCGCCTGGGTCACCCCTCCTTCGAGCCGGACCATCTTCGCCACGCCCTCAC GGTCCTACGTCATGGCCAATCCCAGCGCCACACGGCACGACCCTACGATCTGCATTGGCCACGCTCAAGCCCGTTTGAGCATTTTCTGGCGTTCCGTCATGGCCACTCCCTGGGTTCTCAGGACTCCCACTTTTGGGTCCGCTCTCACCAGTGTACGCgtcatgctctccctctgctggcgGAACTCG TTCCAGACACCACAACTCCACGAGCAGAAACCGGATAGGAAACATAACTGGGCACTGACTGGGACTGTGTTCTTATGA